CGAGGGCGACGAGGCCCTCGGCCAACGGGTCGTCGACGCGATGGCCACCACCCCGTAGTCCTCCCGCCCACCCCGCCCCTCCCAGGAGCACGCCGTGGACACCTGGCAGCCCGCCGACATCCCCGACCAGACCGGCCGCACGGTCGTCGTCACCGGCCCCACCCTCGGGGGGCTCGGGCACCACACCGCCCTCGAGCTGGCCCGCCGCGGCGCCCGCGTCGTGCTGGCCGGCCGCACCCCGCGCAAGCTCGACGAGACCGCCGTCGCGATCACCGACGAGGTACCCGGGGCCGACGTGTCGCCGCTGGTCGTGGACCTCTCCGACCTGGCCTCGGTCCGGTCGGCCGGCGAGGGCGCGAAGGCGTTGGGCCCCATCGACGTGCTGGTCAACAACGCCGGGGTGATGGGCGTGGCCGAGCAGCGCACCTTCGACGGCCTCGAGCTGACGATGGCCACCAACCACTTCGGCCCGTTCCTGCTGACGGGCCTGCTGATGCCGCAGCTGATCCAGAGCGGCGCCGGTCGCGTGGTCACCGTGTCCTCGCACTTCCACCGGATGGCGCGCCGCGCCCCGTTGGAGGACCCGCGCGCCGCGGGCGGTCGACACCGTCCGTGGGCGGCGTACGCCCGCTCGAAACTGGCCAACCTGCTCTTCACCCTCGAGCTGGACCGCCGTTGCCGTGCCGCCGAGGTGCCGGTCAAGGCGCTCGCCGCGCACCCGGGCTTCGCCGGGACCCACCTGGCGGCGAACGGGCAGTACGGCCGCTCGTCCGGCGGGGTCGCCTCCATCCTCGACGCGACGATCCGCGCGGTGTCGCAGTCCGCCGCGGCCGGCGCCCAGCCCTCGCTGATGGCGGCCACCGCCGACCTGCCCGGTGGCACCTACTGCGGGCCGAGCGGGCTCGCGGAGTTCGCCGGCCGACCCCAGGTCACCCTGATGACCCGGCTGGCCCGCGACGAGACCGCCGCCGCCCGGCTGTGGGAGCTCTCCGAGCAGACCACCGGCATCCGCTACCCCTAGCTGTTCTGACCACGGACGTTAGGTACGGCGGGTCGGCTGGACCATGACGAAGACCTCCGGGTGAGGTGTGGAGCTACCACAGCAACCACATCCACCACGGAGGTCTTCATGACCCACGCTAACGCCACCCTCACCCCAGCCGGGCGACTGCGTCTGGCCCAGCTCGTCGTCGACCACGACTGGACCTACGCCCGTGCCGCCGAACGGTTCTCCGTCAGCATCACCACCGCCCGCCGCTGGGCCCTGCGTTACCGCGAATCCGGCAGGGCCGGCATGGTCGACCGGTCCTCACGACCGCACCGCTGCCCAAACCAGCTGCCCCGACGAACCGAGCGTCGGATCGTGAGCCTGCGAGTCACCCGGCGCTGGGGACCGGCCCGGATCGCCTACCACCTCGGGCAGAACCCCTCGACCGTCCACCAGGTCCTGCGCCGCTACGGCTGCCCACGGCTGAAGTGGACCGACCCCGCCACCGGCACCCGGATCAAGACCTCCTCGCGGGACAAGCGACGCTACGAGCACGCCGCACCGGGCGATCTGGTCCACGTCGACATCAAGAAGCTCGGCAAGATCCCCGACGGCGGCGGCTGGCGCGTCCACGGCCGCGGATCAGCCCAAGACCGCAGCGCCGGCGCCACACGCGACCGGGCCGCCCGCTCCGGTGCCACACCCTCGCGCGGCTACGTCTACCTCCACCACGCCGTAGACGACCACTCCCGGCTGGCCTACTCCGAGATCCTCACCGACGAACGCAAGGAGACCGCCGCAGGGTTCTGGCAACGCGCCCGCGCCTACTTCGCCGAGCACGGCATCGCGGTCAGCGCCGTCTTGACCGACAACGGCTCCTGCTACCGATCACGGCTCTGGGCCGCGACCCTGGGCCAGGACGTCAAACACCGCCGCACCCGCCCCTACCGGCCCCAGACCAACGGCAAGGTCGAACGCTTCAACCGCACCCTGCTCGAGGAATGGGCCTACGCCTGCGCCTACACCTCAGAAGCCGACCGCGCGTCCGCCTACCCGGAGTGGCTCCATCACTACAATCACCACCGCGGCCACACCAGCCTCAAAGGCAAGTCACCCATCGACCGCGTGCCCAACCTCCCCGGGCAGAACACCTAGCGAGGACGCGACGGCGGACTCGCTGATGGTGGTCGAGCGAGCCAGGGACGAGGTCGCGACCGGCGTGACGAGACCCGGTGAGGTGTGCGGGGCCTCGACCCACCATGCCCGCCGAGCCGGCGCATCAATACGCCGGCTCGACCCACCACGCCCGCCGAACCGGCGTATCAATACGCCGGCTCGGCGACTCAGTCGCGCAGGCCCCGGGTGCCGTCGACGACACGGACGAGCCCGGCCCGGGTGCCGACGAAGGCGGTGCCGCCGGGGCCGATGGTGACCGACGAGCCGGCGTCGCCGGCCCACGGACCGGTGCCGCCGCGGGCGGCGAAGGCGGTGCGACCGGTGCGGGCGTCGAGGGCCGTGAGGTACCACGCGTCGACGCCGAGCCAGCTGCGGCGCTTGGTCCAGGCGTACAGCAGCCCGGTCGCCCGCGACAGCGTCGTCCCCGAGGTGGGGGCGACCTCCTCGGAGGTCCACGTCGTCGCGCAGGAGCCGTCGACCACGTCGACGCGGGCGACGCCGCCGGGGGGCCGTCGCCCGAGCACCCCGCGCCACGCGCCGGTCCAGCCGTGGCCGTTGGTCACGACCACCCCGGTGCCGCCGACCGCGGTCAGCGCGGCCTCGGTCGCGGAGGCGTCGTCCTCGAAGACCTCCTGTCGGCACACCTGCGACCCGTCCACGGCGCGCAGCACCACCACGTGCATGCGCGGGTTGGCGTTGTCGGTCAGCGCGAGCAGCCCGCCCTCGAGCAGGGTCACGCCGCTGCCGCTGCCCGCGTCGCGCTGGCCGGGCTTGCGGCCGCTCCCGGTCTCGTACGCCGACCGCCAGGTCTCCAGGGGGGCGCCCGCCCGGGTGACGACCCGGTGGACCGCCTCGGCCGTGGTCACGTAGGCACCGTCGCGGTCGACCGCCAGCGGCTGGCTCACCGACTCCCCCAGCGCCAGCACGGAGGGCTCGCCCTCGGCGGCCACCACCCCGACCTCCCCGGCCCGGGTCACGAACCAGGTGCGCCCGACCGGGTCCACCGCCACCGACACCACGCAGGCACCGGCCGGCAGGGCCCGGCCGAGGTCGACGGCGCGCTGGGTGACCACGGCCGGCGCGTCGGCCCCGTCGGTCGTGGTGACGTGCAGGAGCCGGCGGTCGCCGGTGGCGACGACGACCTCCTCGCCCGTCCCGGTCGCCGGGGGCACGTCGGCGCACGGGTCGGGCAGGGACGCGGTGGCGACCGGTCGCAGGGTGCGCGGGTCCAGCACCTTCAGCCGGGCACCGGAGCGGCTGGTGCACAGCGCCAAGAGCCGCTCGTGGGTGTCGGGCAGCAGGTGGCCGCAGTGCTCGGCGCCGTACCAGCCGGAGTCGACCTCGACGGAGAGCCCCAGCGGCCCCGGGCGGTCGGGCTCACCGGGCAGCGGCTGGGGGCTGACCGGTCGGCCGGTGTAGCCGGGGGTCACCCACGCGCCGCCGCCGGGCGGCACGGGCAGCCGGCCGTCGGGGACGAACCACACCGCCCCGAGGAGCAGCACCAGCCCGGCCACGCCCACCAGCGTCGTACGCCGGTCCGGCCGGTCGACCCGCAGCCGGCCACGGGTCCGGGGGTGCACCATCGCGGCGACCGCCGCGAGCAGCACCACCGGCCCACAGGCCAGCCACAGCGCCGCGACCGCCACCCACGCGACCGCTCGGGTCCAGCGCACCGGCGTCAGCGCCCCCGTGGTCCGAACTCGGGCACGACCCGGGCGAAGGCGGCCTTGCGGGCGACCGCGGTGTTGCGGGCGGCCAGCAGCCAGGCCTGCTCGACCCGCTCGCGGAAGAAGGTGTAGCGAGGCCCGGCGGTCCAGGTGTCGTCGAAGAGGCGCTTGGCGGCGGCGAGCTGGTCGGGCGAGCGGCCCTTGAGCTGCTCGGCCAGCTCCATCGCGGCGGCGACCGGGTCGGAGTCGAGGGTGGTGACCAGGCCGAGGTCCTGCGCCTCCTTACCCGAGACCACCTCCGCGGTCATCGTGAGCTTCTTGGCGACGTCGATGCCGACGAGCTCCTTGAGCGAGCGCACTCCCGACATGTCGGGGATGATCCCCCACTTGCCCTCGAGCACCGACCACTGCGAGTCGGGGGTGGCGACGCGGAAGTCGGCGGCCAGGGCGATCTGCAGACCGCCGCCCAGGCAGTGGCCGTGGACGGCGGCGATCACCGGCACGGGGAGCCGGCGCCAGGCCCAGCAGGCCTCCTGGAAGGTGTTGGTGCCCCGCCAGGGCCGCGGGACGAACGAGGTGACCACGCGGGCCGGCTGCTTGAGCACGTGCGCGAAGTCGAGCCCGGCGCAGAACGCGTCGCCCTCGCCGGAGAGCACCACGGCGCGCAGGCTCCGGTCGCGGCGCAGGGTGCGCGCGGTGCCGGCCAGGTCGTCGAGGATCTGCAGGGTCAGCGCGTTGAGCTTCTCGGGGCGGGCCAGGCGCACGTGCGCGATGCCGTCCACGACGGTGCAGGTCACGTGGGAGTTGTCGCGGCTCTCGAGCGGGGAGGACATGCGCAGCATTGTCCCACCCCCACGAGACGCCCGGGCGCGGCATGATCGCCTCATGAGCCACCCACGTGCCGGACAGCCCGCGGAGCCCGGGGACCTCGTCGACGTCACCCACCTGGTGACGGCCTACTTCGCCGACGAGCCCGACCCGGCCGAGGTCGACCAGCAGGTCGCCTTCGGCACCAGCGGCCACCGCGGCTCCTCGCTGCACCGCTCGTTCAACGAGGCGCACATCCTGGCCACGACCCAGGCGATCTGCGAGTACCGCGCCGCCCAGGGCTACGACGGGCCGCTCTTCCTCGGTCGCGACACCCACGCGCTCTCCGAGCCGGCCTGGGTCTCGGCGCTGGAGGTGCTGGCCGCCAACGACGTCACCGTGCTGGTCGACTCCCGCGACGGCTACACCCCGACCCCCGCGGTCTCGCACGCGATCCTGCGCGCCAACGGGGCACGGGTCTCGACAGGCTCGACCAGCGGCGGGAAGGGCGGGCTGGCCGACGGGATCGTGGTCACCCCGTCCCACAACCCGCCCTCCGACGGCGGCTTCAAGTACAACCCGCCCCACGGCGGGCCCGCCGACACCGACGCGACCAAGGTCATCGCCGCGCGCGCCAACGAGCTGCTGCGCGCCGGACTCGACGGGGTCCGCCGGGTCCCCTTCGCGCGGGCGCGGGCGGCCGCGTCGGCGTACGACTTCCTCGGCGCGTACGTCGACGACCTGCCCTCGGTGGTGGACGTCGCCGCGATCCGTGACGCCGGGGTGCGGATCGGCGCCGACCCGATGGGGGGCGCCGCGGTGCACTACTGGGGCGAGATCGCCGACCGGCACGGGCTGGACCTGACCGTGGTCAACCCGCTGGTCGACCCGACGTGGCGGTTCATGACGCTGGACTGGGACGGCAAGATCCGGATGGACTGCTCGTCGCCTTCGGCGATGGCCTCGCTGATCGCTCGCATGACCGACGGGGGGTCCTCCTACGACGTCGCGACCGGCAACGACGCCGACGCCGACCGGCACGGCATCGTCACCCCCGACGCCGGCCTGATGAACCCCAACCACTTCCTGGCCGTCGCCATCCAGCACCTCTTCGGCGGTGCCCGCCCCGACTGGCCGGACACCGCGCGCATCGGCAAGACGCTGGTCTCCAGCGCGATGATCGACCGGGTCGCGGCCGGGCTGGGGAAGCCGCTGGTCGAGGTGCCGGTGGGCTTCAAGTGGTTCGTGCCCGGGCTGCTGGACGGGTCCTTCGGGTTCGGCGGCGAGGAGTCGGCGGGCGCGTCGTTCCTGCGCATGGACGGCAGCGCGTGGACGACCGACAAGGACGGCCTGCTGCTGTGCCTGCTGGCCTCCGAGATCATCGCCCGCACCGGCCGCTCGCCGTCGGAGCACTACGCCGACCTGGTGGCCGAGCACGGGGAGCCGGCGTACGCCCGCGTCGACGCGCCCGCCACCCGCGAGCAGAAGGCGGCGCTCGCGGCGCTCTCCCCGTCGGCCGTCACCGCGACGACGCTCGCCGGCGAGGAGATCACCGGTCGCCTCACCGAGGCCCCCGGCAACGGTGCCGCGATCGGCGGGCTGAAGGTGACCACGCAGTCGGCGTGGTTCGCCGCGCGCCCGTCGGGCACCGAGGACGTCTACAAGATCTACGCCGAGTCCTTCCGCGGCCCCGAGCACCTCGCGCAGGTGCAGGAGGAGGCCCGCGCGGTGGTCTCGGCGGCGCTGGGCTGAGGCCGCCCCTCTTCCGCGAGGGGCGCCGCGGTGCCACGCTGAGCGGATGGGGCATCCGGTGGGCCTGGACCGGGACGACCCGGCCGTGCGCGCCGAGGTCGTCGACGTCGTCACCTCGCGGTCCCGGCACGCGGAGCCGGCGTACGTCGAGTGGCACCTGATCGACCGGGACTACTGGCCGGGCCTGCGACTCCTGGGGGTGCGCGAGGAGGGCCGGCTCATCGGCGTCGGCTGGCTCGGGCAGGGCACCGGCAACACCGTCGGATGGGCCACCGAGCACGTCGCGGTGCGCCCGGAGCACGCACGTCGCGGAGTGGGAACGGCGCTGCACCGGGCCCTGACCAGCTCCCTGCCGGACGGGACGACGCAGGTGCGCGGGGAGTGCGACGACGACTGCGACGACGCGCTGCCCGCCGTACGCCGCTGGGGGTTCGAGCCCGAGCAGCTCTCGATCCGCTCCGTGCTCGACCTGACCGACCTCAGGCCGCTGCCCGCGCTTGCCGGTGTCACGTTCGAGGAGTCGCCCGGCCTCAGGTTCGCCGACCAGGACTGCGTGGAGGAGGTGCTCCGGGTCAGCCAGACCAACCCCGAGGCGAAGCGTGGCTCGGTGCGGACCCTGGAGCAGCTGGCCTCCGGCATGGGGTCCGGCGATGCGGCGATCGGGCTCCTCGCCCGGGTCGACGGCGCCCCTGCCGCTCTCTGCGCGGGGCTGGTCGCCGACGGCGTGTTCCACGTCTTCTACACCGGCGTGGACCCGAGGTTCCGCGGCCGCGGCCTGGCCGTCGCGGTGAAGGGCACGGCGCACGCGGTCGCCGCGGCCGCCGGCGCCCGGCAGGCGAGCACCGAGAACGAGGAGCACAACCACGGCATCCGCAGGGTCAACGCGGAGCTCGGCTACGTACGGCAGGTCGGCAGCCACCGGGTGCGGCTGGACGTCTGAGAAGGGCGACCACCACGGGACGGCCGGACCGGAGGGCGTGCCGTGAGAGGGGTTCACGACAGACCCTCCGCTCGCCGGGGCGCGAGGGTCTCGAGGCTCGCGCCGCTCGCACCTCGACCGGCGGGACGTCGCAACCCGGGGATGCGGCAGCACGCCCGGGGCCCACGTAGCATGGCCGCACAATCGAAGAAGCACAGGGTCACACGCGCACTTGGTGGTGGGTACGGCGCGGCACTGACCGCACCCAAGGACCCCCTGTGAGCCCCCTCGCCTCCTACAAGCGACTCTTCGACCTCGCCGGCGCCGGCTACGTCCTCGTCGCCTTCCTCGGCCGCCTGCCGCTGGCCATGAGCCAGCTCGGCGCGCTGCTGCTCGTCTCCACCGCCACCGGCAGCTACGGCCTCGGCGGCCTGGCCGCGGGCGCCCTCGCCGTCGCCAACGCCCTCGGCGCCCCGGTCGCCGGCGCCCTCGCGGACCGCGTCGGCCAGCGGCCGGTCGT
This genomic window from Nocardioides marinus contains:
- the pgm gene encoding phosphoglucomutase (alpha-D-glucose-1,6-bisphosphate-dependent): MSHPRAGQPAEPGDLVDVTHLVTAYFADEPDPAEVDQQVAFGTSGHRGSSLHRSFNEAHILATTQAICEYRAAQGYDGPLFLGRDTHALSEPAWVSALEVLAANDVTVLVDSRDGYTPTPAVSHAILRANGARVSTGSTSGGKGGLADGIVVTPSHNPPSDGGFKYNPPHGGPADTDATKVIAARANELLRAGLDGVRRVPFARARAAASAYDFLGAYVDDLPSVVDVAAIRDAGVRIGADPMGGAAVHYWGEIADRHGLDLTVVNPLVDPTWRFMTLDWDGKIRMDCSSPSAMASLIARMTDGGSSYDVATGNDADADRHGIVTPDAGLMNPNHFLAVAIQHLFGGARPDWPDTARIGKTLVSSAMIDRVAAGLGKPLVEVPVGFKWFVPGLLDGSFGFGGEESAGASFLRMDGSAWTTDKDGLLLCLLASEIIARTGRSPSEHYADLVAEHGEPAYARVDAPATREQKAALAALSPSAVTATTLAGEEITGRLTEAPGNGAAIGGLKVTTQSAWFAARPSGTEDVYKIYAESFRGPEHLAQVQEEARAVVSAALG
- a CDS encoding crotonase/enoyl-CoA hydratase family protein gives rise to the protein MSSPLESRDNSHVTCTVVDGIAHVRLARPEKLNALTLQILDDLAGTARTLRRDRSLRAVVLSGEGDAFCAGLDFAHVLKQPARVVTSFVPRPWRGTNTFQEACWAWRRLPVPVIAAVHGHCLGGGLQIALAADFRVATPDSQWSVLEGKWGIIPDMSGVRSLKELVGIDVAKKLTMTAEVVSGKEAQDLGLVTTLDSDPVAAAMELAEQLKGRSPDQLAAAKRLFDDTWTAGPRYTFFRERVEQAWLLAARNTAVARKAAFARVVPEFGPRGR
- a CDS encoding IS481 family transposase, translating into MTHANATLTPAGRLRLAQLVVDHDWTYARAAERFSVSITTARRWALRYRESGRAGMVDRSSRPHRCPNQLPRRTERRIVSLRVTRRWGPARIAYHLGQNPSTVHQVLRRYGCPRLKWTDPATGTRIKTSSRDKRRYEHAAPGDLVHVDIKKLGKIPDGGGWRVHGRGSAQDRSAGATRDRAARSGATPSRGYVYLHHAVDDHSRLAYSEILTDERKETAAGFWQRARAYFAEHGIAVSAVLTDNGSCYRSRLWAATLGQDVKHRRTRPYRPQTNGKVERFNRTLLEEWAYACAYTSEADRASAYPEWLHHYNHHRGHTSLKGKSPIDRVPNLPGQNT
- a CDS encoding GNAT family N-acetyltransferase; the protein is MGHPVGLDRDDPAVRAEVVDVVTSRSRHAEPAYVEWHLIDRDYWPGLRLLGVREEGRLIGVGWLGQGTGNTVGWATEHVAVRPEHARRGVGTALHRALTSSLPDGTTQVRGECDDDCDDALPAVRRWGFEPEQLSIRSVLDLTDLRPLPALAGVTFEESPGLRFADQDCVEEVLRVSQTNPEAKRGSVRTLEQLASGMGSGDAAIGLLARVDGAPAALCAGLVADGVFHVFYTGVDPRFRGRGLAVAVKGTAHAVAAAAGARQASTENEEHNHGIRRVNAELGYVRQVGSHRVRLDV
- a CDS encoding oxidoreductase, producing MDTWQPADIPDQTGRTVVVTGPTLGGLGHHTALELARRGARVVLAGRTPRKLDETAVAITDEVPGADVSPLVVDLSDLASVRSAGEGAKALGPIDVLVNNAGVMGVAEQRTFDGLELTMATNHFGPFLLTGLLMPQLIQSGAGRVVTVSSHFHRMARRAPLEDPRAAGGRHRPWAAYARSKLANLLFTLELDRRCRAAEVPVKALAAHPGFAGTHLAANGQYGRSSGGVASILDATIRAVSQSAAAGAQPSLMAATADLPGGTYCGPSGLAEFAGRPQVTLMTRLARDETAAARLWELSEQTTGIRYP